A stretch of the Theileria equi strain WA chromosome 1, complete sequence genome encodes the following:
- a CDS encoding hypothetical protein (encoded by transcript BEWA_027520A): protein MLQCSLCGSRPAVVRRSASGEPNCKDCFIDSFESDVYDYIRDKKLIEDGDKVCIGVSGGKDSSVLLHVLWSLQRRFQCNWELCLLAIDEGIKGYRDHSLTVVDAIQARYGLELKILNFMDAFGYSMDKVVGLIGKKNNCTVCGTFRRQMLEVGARLLRANVLCTGHNADDMAETVLLNIFRGDVYKLAKASQLKDGLPGEAPDGADTEHCSERSQKTGTPFRRIKPLLYSFEKEIVLYARFQSLDYFSTECIYSPEAYRGYMRTFIKNLELIEPRIILNIIKAGSMLYADYAPIDGSKGVCVDCGVVGVKDLCKACSIVRKLDTLVGETGNTNDGCAQKPAKAILSDRGFKLNYD from the coding sequence ATGCTCCAGTGTTCGCTGTGTGGGTCCAGGCCGGCTGTGGTTCGCCGGTCCGCCTCTGGAGAGCCAAACTGCAAGGACTGCTTCATCGACTCTTTTGAATCCGACGTTTACGACTATATACGGGATAAAAAGCTCATAGAGGACGGCGATAAGGTCTGCATAGGTGTATCGGGAGGCAAGGATTCGTCAGTTTTGCTCCATGTGCTCTGGTCTCTTCAGAGGAGATTCCAGTGTAACTGGGAGCTTTGCCTACTGGCGATTGACGAGGGAATAAAGGGGTACAGAGACCACTCGCTGACAGTTGTTGACGCTATACAGGCCAGATACGGTCTGGAGCTCAAGATTTTAAACTTTATGGACGCCTTTGGCTACTCCATGGACAAGGTCGTTGGACTGATTGGAAAGAAGAACAACTGCACAGTTTGCGGGACGTTTAGAAGACAGATGCTAGAAGTTGGCGCCAGGCTCCTGCGCGCCAATGTGCTCTGCACGGGGCACAATGCGGACGACATGGCCGAGACGGTCCTGCTGAATATTTTTAGAGGCGACGTTTATAAACTCGCCAAGGCAAGCCAGTTGAAGGATGGACTTCCAGGAGAGGCTCCAGATGGAGCTGATACAGAGCATTGCTCAGAAAGGAGCCAAAAAACGGGCACTCCATTCCGGAGAATAAAACCGCTCCTGTACAGTTTTGAAAAGGAGATTGTGCTTTATGCGAGATTCCAGTCCCTCGACTACTTTTCAACGGAATGCATCTACTCTCCAGAGGCTTATAGAGGCTACATGAGGACCTTTATCAAGAACCTGGAGCTGATCGAGCCCAGGATCATCCTCAACATCATCAAGGCAGGTTCAATGCTCTACGCGGATTATGCACCAATTGATGGGTCCAAGGGAGTTTGTGTAGACTGCGGAGTCGTAGGCGTCAAGGACCTCTGCAAGGCATGCTCCATCGTTCGGAAACTCGACACACTAGTCGGTGAAACCGGTAACACTAATGACGGATGCGCACAGAAGCCAGCAAAGGCCATACTCTCTGACCGAGGCTTTAAGCTAAACTATGATTAA
- a CDS encoding hypothetical protein (encoded by transcript BEWA_027500A): MSKDLQKGAMFMAGLTLLQSLRVALTGAKFALDRFKIPQQHASSFINMVHNPMELATFTGMAIVTSIALGTGDSSKDFFRGFAAFTNVALCLSFIILLIAFTSGGQMGNLTFYYWTIVFGSFIYGLNVAAVMTVASADASLFNMGIPISGIQVCIYYYVFNKLAKRYNFSNVSYWIIFWQMSIGALISAASAGLWIYLATQQGSSEAGAPGKYTGFAGLSPIFMGMVGMGGIYAFYPAIAPYKLTDVSTGYTIDLVVLFMSAVPGILIAILCACNGGPPGKGVGPNQDWSSAQWWHGTWILAIPHITAMVLCLVTLHYPDTWLGKYIKSSGTFVGVITVTLKFCEESLKAVSYAGAGAHGGAISSFNAFTSQGLMIVLAFTGDGYLKTYSKYEHDRSRWPTKDFGFWKSLGYWIGSGVSEACKSVKSSFTKNVRCKVLGKSEALLIVYADQEF; encoded by the coding sequence ATGTCAAAGGATCTTCAGAAAGGtgccatgtttatggcaggtCTGACTCTcttgcagtctctccgtgtggctttaactggagcaaagtttgcacttgatagatttaaaattcctcaacaacatgccagttcgttcattaacatggtccataatcctatggaactggcaacgtttactggaatGGCTATTGTAACTTCTATAGCATTAGGGACGGGTGATAGCTCCAAGGACTTTTTCAGAGGCTTTGCCGCATTTACAAATGTGGCATTGTGTCTTTCCTTCATTATACTTCTCATTGCATTTACATCTGGAGGTCAAATGGGCAATCTCaccttctactactggactatCGTCTTTGGCTCATTTATATATGGACTGAATGTGGCAGCTGTAATGACTGTGGCAAGTGCAGATGCTTCCCTTTTCAATATGGGAATCCCTATCTCTGGTATTCAAGTTTGCATTTACTACTATGTTTTTAATAAGCTTGCTAAGAGGTAtaacttttcaaatgttAGTTACTGGATTATATTCTGGCAGATGTCCATAGGAGCATTGATTTCAGCAGCCTCTGCTGGTCTATGGATTTATCTTGCCACTCAACAAGGTAGTAGCGAAGCTGGCGCTCCTGGTAAATATACTGGTTTCGCTGGTTTGTCTCCAATTTTCATGGGAATGGTGGGTATGGGTGGCATCTATGCCTTTTATCCAGCTATTGCCCCTTATAAGCTGACGGATGTTAGCACCGGTTACACTATCGATCttgttgttttattcatGAGTGCGGTTCCAGGTATTTTGATTGCCATCTTATGTGCTTGTAATGGAGGCCCTCCTGGAAAAGGTGTTGGCCCAAATCAAGATTGGAGTAGTGCTCAATGGTGGCATGGTACTTGGATTCTGGCCATTCCACACATTACTGCTATGGTCTTATGCCTTGTTACGCTTCATTATCCGGATACTTGGCTAGGAAAGTACATCAAGAGTAGTGGAACATTTGTTGGAGTGATTACTGTTACTCTGAAGTTTTGTGAGGAATCGCTCAAGGCGGTTTCATATGCTGGAGCTGGTGCACATGGTGGTGCTatctcctcttttaatGCATTCAcatcccaaggtttaatgatagtcttggcctttactggtGATGGTTATTTAAagacttattccaagtatgaacaTGATAGGAGTAGGTGGCCTACTAAGGATTTTGGCTTCTGGAAGTCCTTAGGATACTGGATAGGAAGTGGAGTATCTGAGGCATGTAAGAGTGTTAAGTCTTCCTTTACTAAGAATGTTAGATGCAAGgttttgggtaaatcagaggctCTCCTTATTGTCTACGCGGAtcaggaattttaa
- a CDS encoding hypothetical protein (encoded by transcript BEWA_027510A), with amino-acid sequence MKEQTGGNSSNKNFYLLKAIRQRLNVPTFRVVPAFADAPERWRTSMGGFDPATPFAEALINYHNHAVTYMIFVVLTVLHSLKK; translated from the exons ATGAAGGAACAAACTGGTGGAAATTCGTCAAATAAGAATTTCTACCTCCTAAAGGCCATCAGGCAAAGGCTAAATGTGCCTACTTTTCGAGTTGTACCAGCCTT TGCTGATGCTCCAGAGAGGTGGCGCACGTCAATGGGTGGATTCGATCCAGCAACTCCATTCGCAGAGGCCCTGATCAACTATCACAATCACGCTGTTACTTATATGATTTTTGTGGTACTCACCGTACTACACTCTCTTAAGAAATGA